AATGGAGTCTCCGGAGAGcttatttttgttatcttcGACGTTTAATTCGTGGCAGGGATTTTTCCCCAGTTCGATATCGATAATAATATGTTGGGGGTTTCTTTTAGTAGAAGCACTGGTGCTTGTTGAGATTAGTGTGGTTCTGtggaggaggaagaaaaaggagaagaaggcCGAAGAGGGAGAGACGGGGATGGAGGTGATTTCAGTCAGAACTATGGCGCAGGAGACTCTGGGTGATTTTGGTGGAACCCTGGCCACTGTTACCTATGTTTTCTTAGGCTACACTTCCATGGTTGCCTATATTTCCAAGTCTGGAGAGATCCTTCTCCAATCATTTAATCTTCCATCTCCACTTTCAGGCTTCCTTTTCacgttgtttttttctctgcTAATCTCCGTCGGTAGGACCAGAGCCGTAGATCAAGTCAACCAATGGCTTACAGCTTGTATGATAGGTAACTTCAGGACTTGAACCAGTATTATGGTCTCTCTCCTTGGAGCAGTTCTAACTTTTGGGACACAATTTCAATTATAACATATCTGGACTTGAACTTGTTATTACACTTAAGTTTTGATGATGTACATAATGGTTCCAAATGTAGTACTAATCCTCTATCGATATGGGATTTTAGAAACAGTTTAATAGACTCAAGAATGGAAAACTGGTTTGAAATCAACGTgccaaattacaaaagaagggaaaagagaGATTCCTCATCCAAAGGAGTTACAATAAAGATTTCCATTTGAACAAAAGAGAGGTCATAGGATaattggagaaaaaagaattcaatttAGACcaagagaaggaaaaataaaggacttgtataataaaaaaaagaaccaatgAGTAGTTTCCTTTGGTTCAAACATCCATTGGTTTCTTTCATTCCAAATAAACCATTGAAAGACATTGGCAAAATTCTTGCTGcaaatatttttcacaatTGCAGATAAAGATGATTTAGTAATTCTTGAATGTCTTTGGGCAACAGGTTTACTACTGGGAATTGAAGTGTTAGCAGTTCAGTTTGGAGGCTGGTCCATAATAGATGGGGGAGGAGACTGGAGGAAGGTCCCAACTACAATACCTGTCATTATATTTGCTTTGGTATATCATGATGTAATACCAGgtaaattatattgattttttttttgttgccaTTACTTTGCTTCGATGATTTGTGAAAGTATAAAGCTATAGCCCTCACTAGGTTGGTCAAATCTTATATGTTGGCAGTTCTATGTGCTTATTTGGAAGGTGACCTTCCTCGCCTAAGAGTTTCAGTTTTGCTTGGTAGCATTATTCCCCTGCTAGCATTGCTTGTCTGGGATGCAATAGCCCTTGGCTTGTTAGGACAAGCAGATCAAGTAATTGACCCAGTTGAATTGCTCCTGAGGTAGTTCATTCCAGACCTTCAACATTTCATTGAGTAGCTCTAGGTAATGATATGCTAAAGTATCATCTCCTCAAGTTTCTGAAAGAAGTTAATGGTTTGATATTCAGTGTTAAATGGAGTGGAATTTCTTACATGGTAGAATGGTTCTCACTTCTTGCTGTTGGAACATCTATGCTGGGAACATTGCTAAgcttctcttcatttttcaaggAGCAACTCAGTAACATCTTTTCTGATTTGTCTACAAGAGAGGCTTTGAAAGTAATTTCTTCACAGTCTCTGATTTAATGTTGTGTACAATCATGTCTTCTGTAGATTTATATGTTGGATATGTTGAAGTGCAAGAGGCAAAACTAATGTGCCACCATGTGTTCTTGGCTATGACAGGAACCACCGAAGTTCTGCTTAATGAAGCACTGGTGGGAAATGCATAAATTAGGCCTTACTGCCTTGGCAATTGCTGTTGGTCCCTCCCTTCTTGTCTCCACTACTAATCCTGATTCATTTTCTGCTGCTACAGATATTGCGGTAAGTAAACAAAACCAGGTGCCTGCTGTTTTATGAACATCGGGTATGCATTTTGAAAGACATAAATCCTTGATACAAATGTAATTTCTTGCCTATTAAcattactaaaataaaatatgtctAAATCGGAATAGAGGCACAAAAGTAATGTtatctttagttttttcttgatgCAAGACTGGtgttaagaaaaatgaagaaatccaAATTACCAAAACATTCTGAAAGATTAAAAACGAAAGGCATTTGTTAGTAGTGGGCTTTGGGTCATGTTGAAAGCCCAAGAGTAGTTGAGATTTACtttgttctaattttttattattttaattaagctCGTGTTgcctaaaaatattttctcctTTGTACCTTATTATCTCaagaaagcaataaaaaatatcaacatcgTGGTTTTTCACCCTGTTCTAGGGTTTCCACGTAAGTTTGTGTTTGTTCTACATCTCTACTTTCAATAGCATTCATTTTCTCCCAAGTATTTTAGGAACTCGGAACCTCCCCTCAAAGAGATACCACTTAAGCCCAAAGTCATCAAAGATTAGCTTGCCTCTCCTAAAACCCAACTCTTCTGTTCAAAACGAACTCCCAgtttattactttattatcACCTGGCTATTATGTCCCAACAAAATCATATGAcgtaaaaaaattgtgtataATATTTAACTTATTTCTATTCACATTTCAAAGTATCTCGATTACATAATGATACAATCACTTAATTGATTTtcatcaagtatatcaacctTCGTGTCAGTATAATTGTTTGTGGATATCCTTTATTATGCAACAGAACTTCAGTGCTTGATCTTCTTGTTTCTCTGATGCTCTGAATGGAAACAGGGAGGATACTGCATGACAATGTTGTATGGAGTTCTCCCCCCAGCAATGGCATGGGCAATGCACAGTAGGGAATCAGAGGAGACTGAATCCAAGGTGTTATCGAGAGAAAGGTCTGCACTACTTGGGCTAGGTTTATTTGCTTGTGGTATTGTTGTGGAACAAGTTATCCAGGATATTCTGAAATTGCAATGGTAGCAAggtaaaatgatattttatctgaattagttttattttcttaaatttttgcCAACTGTTTCTAAAGTCACATTCTGTTATGTTCTCCTCAAGGAGATGGTGAACCTATCGTTAGACGAGGATGagattttggtattttttctGTCTTTGTCagataatcataaaaaaattaaaatatgtgtgCAATTtagacaaaattaattaactgaAAGTTACATAAATgttccaaatttaaaagatgcTTAATTTAAAACGCTTAGTGGTTTCTTCTTAGGATATGCAATCTACAGTTTTTGCTAaagtgtttgttttatttattgttttttttcctttgaaataCAGTACAGGTACAGTCTAGAATTGTTAGACAACTCTGCTCTTTGACTTTGATGAACTAAACTGTTTCTTCTCATCAATAACTCAGAAACTCGAAGAACAAAGAACTGAAAGAGGGTGCAAAACAATGGAAGAAGAGAGTAACTCAAGTAAGTTAGTGTATAGAAGGAGTGGAAGACGAAGTCTCCTTTTATAGTTTGGAGGATGGAATAGTTATGATCAAATTCCTTTCATGCATCGATTTTGTGGGCAATTAATTCCCCCAAGCATAAAATTTGTTCAATGGCCTCTCATCCTAGATAAGAATGCTCTTCTTGTTaattcactcttttttttaaaaaaaaaaaagaaaagaaaaaagaaacaactttcatttagaaaaaatgaaggtaaGCTCTTCCGATTAACTATTCCTTTACTTCCGTCCGTTTCTTTCTCTGTTGGACAATTTTAGAAGCAAccaaggaaaaaaagaaaaagaaaaaagaacatccTTTTTGGCATTCTTTGTccctcaaaatttcatcttaCATGAGTTTGCTAAACACCtggaaaaaaatttcttgTGAGGAAAAGTGGGCTATATGCCTATATCATAGAATTAGAATTATGAAAGTTTTTGCTGATTGCAATCCTTGCTCTCTAATGATGATAACTTCAGTATTATGGCTCGATTCAGGCGGGAAATATTTGTCAAGGAAATGATTGTCTTTTCAGAGGTTTTGATCTTGTATACTGCAATAGACTAATACATATGAAAGTTTCTCTTCACAAATTCTTAATAGAGGAAAACTATGCAACACCATACTTATGTGCAAATCTTATATCCAGCAGAGTGAACTTGAGCGGAACTTGCTACAAACTTTAAAGGAAACGAGCTTGGTTTACAGAGAATCTAGAGATACATATTATGGCAGGAATGCAGTGTCTGTTTGATAAATTGCAAACCCATGTAGCAAAAGTTGGGTCGAGTTATCAAGGGGAAGATCATAGAACGCCTCAGGCCTTGGATCAGAAAAAtaggagaaagaagagaagagaaaagacaAGATGGTGCAGATGGGTGccattttttcttaacaaaagtGGTGTAAGTTAATGCAGTCGCTGGAGTGGGTGAGTTTATATAGAGCTGAAAGAGATTGAAGCTTGCTGAAATATCTAGTCATAAAGCTTCCTGAAGGGTTACTTCCTTAAAACTCTTGGGTCCTATTCCCTGACACCAAAAAGCAGGaagaattatattttgtgtttggaAGGAGTTTGATGCAGTGCAATTATGCAGGCGTGTCTTTGAATTCCAACCTCAAGTGAAACATAGTCATGGTTGCttgtatttgaatattttgggattttttaggaaaaaaatgaaggaaaaaagatggataacaacaaacaataaagGAAGGAGAAACTTGACACTGGGACCAGTCATGTCGGAGATTTTTTGACTCCTCTAGTTCGTTGTTGAGTGAAAGGCTGAATAAAGAATCAAATGCCGGAAGCAGGTTGTGGGATGATCAGCCAATTGAaggtaatttttgtttttaagtctaaattatgtatttttctcttctagcTTACTACGTGCTTTGTCactctcttttcatttatctGTCTTCTGTGAATCAATGTGTGCTCTGAAGTGTCCGGTAACTTATGacaagaataaaattttcttttgttaaaaagggattaatatttttttttgtactaaGTTTTGAGTTTCCAAATGCTTCACTTTTAAtctttcaagtttcaaaatgttgaattttaaccgttcttatttgttaatttagaagaattatagtttattaagtttcattatttttatcactattaaaattaaacttaaacttaaattaaattaatgtcaTTAAGTGTTAagtgaaaaattaaagtttaaagtgTAAATCTTGAAATTCAGGTGTCAAATTAACAGAACTCAATGGCTAAAagtgtaacattttgaaacttagAAGCCAAATAGAAACTAGACCTAGAACCTAGGATCAAAAGGGTAttctcaaataaattaaagaaaaaactttgatatttaaatgaaCGTTCGAAAGATTTTAAGTTTTCGATGTAATCTCCATTATTAATTGgttattgaaatttcaattttgaataaaagagGTTGTTGAATTTCAACAAAAACTAAAGATATTGTATTCAAAACCAAAGATCAATcagttttaaaattgtaaacacATTCATTTGATGATGTGGAGAACTTTTTTGGGATATTTGGACTTAAAGAACCAAAGACTCCGCTTCTCTTTTGACAACCACCATAGATTGGATTCTTTTCTCCCctcttttgtaaatttcatatatctataGAATTCTCTCTCACAAAGAGACGTTCAATAGAATCTTAAAATTCTATGGCATTAATTGAATTTAGTGTTGGTCATGTTGAGTTGATTGTTGGAACTTTCCAATCGACTGCCTTCCAATTGCGATTGGTTTTCTTTatcaattatttcaattagCATTAATAGTTTATTAGCCAAATGATTGAAGGTTAGAATCTCTATCACTTCAcatctttaaaagaaaaaatgcaaCATATAAAAAGGACGCTTCTGAACAATAACGGATGtcacattaaaattttcacgtgaaaattcattttttgtattacaaggaaatgaaaagaagactAGGAGAGAGATGACCCGGCCAGTGAAATAATAAGGCTGGGCAATCGGATATGTTAGCAAGCCCAATTGCCAAAGTCCCATTAACTAGTTCCCATTCAAATACATGAGTACACCAAGCCCAAGTTCTGATCTGAATGTAGAACACTTGggtcttgaaaaaaaaagggaagttTTGATATATGAAGTTTGAGCTTAGTGTCTATTTAGTCTCTAACATCTAAGGAATAGTTCTAAAggatttttaagttaatttgatCGTTTCTAGTCTAACAGAAAAAACGATGTCTAGTGTTGAGGTGATGAATTATaggtatatatgtatatatatatgttcttttTAGATTGTGAATATCACATCGATGAGGCGGCAAATTCTTTGAGAATGGGGTCGATACCACATTCCTTATCTTCATCAATTTTGTGAGCAATTTAGGCCACCCTGGGCATCAAAGTCGTTCAGTGGCCTCtcataattaaataagaacgttttttcttccttcttttattCTATACCAGGAAAAACAGGCTATGTCATAGATTTAGAACTATAAAAGTTTGAGCTgattatattacatttacaATCTTTGCATTTCTCATGTTggaagtttttgaaattgaactCCAGTACCACAATATCACAAGTGCACATGATTAACAGAAGGGAACTGTGAAATGACCATTACTTATCTGCTGTCTTCATCTTCAACAGAAATCTTGAGCAGACTTTGGAGAAGACTAACAGTTTGATTTGTATTAGCAAATTATAACACAATTGCAGTATCTGTGTGGAAAATAGCATACCCGATGAGCGACAGCTGTGCCGAGTGTTCGAGAGGGAGACCATAGAATGCCTCAGGCCAAGGATCAGATAAAAAGGATAGAGAAGACAACAGAAAAGACAAGATGGTGGAGATGGGagccatttctttttctctccaaaTCCTGTAAGAAATACACTTGTCTCGCTTATTCTTTACCCCTTCATCGAACAACATgagttctttttatatatttagccATAAGGCTTCCTGTAGAGTTACTTTACTTTAATCTCTGGGTCCCTATGCCCTGACCCAGAAATCAAAAGGGACAAAAATTGTGAGTAGTGgaatatgaatgatgtaatGTAACTATGTAGGCGTGCCTttgaattctaaaaacaaGTGAAACATAGTCATGGTTGTTGCTTatagttaaatattttcaaatttgtgagGAAGAATACCAAAAAAAGAACCACAAGAAACAATAAAGGAAAGAGAACAACCATCGTGAGTTGGCCTGATGGTACATGAAGGTCATGAGTTTTATAGGACTTCGAGAAAATGAGTTCAATTCATGTTGTTCACCTACTTAAATTTTATGTCTTACGTATTTCTTTGatctaaaaatgttttacAGCTAGATGAGTTGTTTTATAAGATTAGTCAAAATGCATGCAAGCTGATTCAGGCACTCACAACCACTgtcaaagagaaaaaagtaagaaagaaaCACCAACAGTagcaaagaaaagaagaaaaggaaagtaaaGGGAGATTGGTAAAGGACCAGACTTGACAGAAGAGTTTGGAAATTGGAATCCTATGGTTCATTGTCGAGTGTAAGGCTTAATAAAGAGTAAAAATTAGAAGCTTATGTGATGGTGAGCCAATGAAGGTCATCTTTGCTTTTAAGCCTGAACTATgcatttttgcttttttagtatattaggtgcttttttcattcttgtttctttgttttggcATTTGTGaatgaattttgtgtttaagtGTGAGGTTACTTTTGACTTATATCAAGAAATAGCATAAACTTCAAAGATAGAATAAAGAATAGCTGTGATTATAACTTCCTTTTAAGGTGAAAAGtaacaagaaaatgaagaaattatttcGTGTGTGACAAGATCAAGATGATGGATGGATAGGgatgttttgttatttcaaataaaggGAATATCaccaaattatatataaaaacaaataggtACTCATTTTTAGCTCAGAGTTTCATTTGTGTTTCTACATAATTAGttttatgctttttctttaaattttcccTTTAGTTGGAAGGTGAAATTTCTATACtcttatcttaaaaaaaaaagaaagaaagaaaagaaaaactacgTTTTAGTGaatttttgagttttgaaaaatagatatGTTTGGTTCAAGAGTTTccaaagaatattttttttaatacctAAGAATTCATGCATTGAGTTttcaaagtatattttttttaatatctaacTACGAATACATGCATTTGGTCTTCAATGTAACTTTTTAGTTACAAAGTTTTAGAAATAGGTATTAAAGTTTCGTAcagtaactttttttttaaattcttattattttatatcatcaaaataattttaaaatttgtattattcttttgaCATATATTAAATTCCTTTATTTCTCTGTGCATAAAGGTAAAAAGAATGAGATTCCATTGAAAAAGGTTGAAATTCCATTCATCTTATCTTAAGCTATGAGAGGGAGAATCAATTTGTCTCTCTTTTAGTATATTCTAAGATGAGTTCACTTtcacttttgttatattctaGAGTAATCCcacatttttttctcctttaactagataaattaagatttttaaacaaataaaacaataaactacTTGAACAAACATTGCCTGTTACATTACTAGGAAATCAGTCGCAAACATGATTATTAAAGAAGCTATTTCTAGCCATTCCAAtagcaaaaggaaaagaagagcCATCAACTTCATGAAAATCAGTAGCAAACATGATTAGTAAAAACTCAAAATGCATAAACTAATGTTGATTTGAACCTTAATCTCCAAAGAGGCAGCTTAACTAAAAACAACGTTATTAATTATCATCACACATGTGAGCTGCTTCTAAATGAACCAAGAGCTTTAACAGCACCTGCTCTCAAGATGAATTGATGGTAGAAAGCTGCAATGGCTGCTCCAAGAAATGGTCCAACCCAAAATACCCACTGCAAAACAATAAAGacccataaaaaaattagacacATCACATTGTAAAcaaacttcaataatttagtaaatttgaGTTATCAATCTTGTAatcaacatttctttttttgaaatgtgAATGTAAACAAATAAGGACTAACATGGTTATTCCAAGTCTTTTGGTCATTTAAAATAACGGCAGATCCCAAGCTTCTAGCCGGGTTGATTCCAGTGCCTGTGATTGGAATTGTAGCCAAATGAACCATGAAAACTGCAAATCCAATTGGAAGTGGAGCCAAAACCTTCAACCAAAGAGTGGAATATAAGATACATTATTAACCAACAGACTTCTTAGTTACTAACATATACTATATACTAAATGTCATTGAGTTATAATTGTTTTGGCAAAATATTTGCTGGGAAGGAAGTTAAAACAATTAAGGAAAAGTAAAGTATGTGTATGCATGtgaaaccaaacaaaacaaagttgaTAACTTTGATAAAaggatttttcatttttaaatttttgtaaaagtaaGGTCAGAAATAGGCATTTAGGGTAGGAAGTTGGTGCCTAACACATGAACCCACTTTGTAATTCTTTCAATGAAAAGAAACTTAGGTATACCATTTAAAAAGATGGAAAGCAAAGAAAGGTCATTATGGCATATAGGtagagaaaatattttcttggaAGGAATGTAGTTTTCctaagaaacaaacaaaaaagttggGTGATTCTCAAATCCACTTCCTAATGCCAAGCTATATTCACTAACTTGGAAATATtacctaaaaaaaatatagagaattTGAGTAACtagaataacaataaaataataataaaaaaatgataaaaaatagaccatttaacaaaaaaaaaaaaattaaatgtaacgaattttgtcttttaattattttgtttcatagagagtgtaaatagtttgtcaattttttttttctatttttggtaGTTAGTGTCTTAAAgtattgttctattttttgCTCTTATTGTCgaatgtatttaattatttgtgtaatagattttcttttgtctaCTATAGGTCGATGAATAAGTGAGTGATATATTAATcgcaaaattgaaagtttgttttaaacattattcaacttattaatttttatatttggttatttACTTTTCTACTTATggattttttcataaatataacacaactaaaatatttacactatgtaaaataattttgaaaaaagaaaaagctcgtgaaata
This DNA window, taken from Cucumis sativus cultivar 9930 chromosome 6, Cucumber_9930_V3, whole genome shotgun sequence, encodes the following:
- the LOC101208104 gene encoding uncharacterized protein LOC101208104 → MNLHSTFISSTLLCPKIQIQCLQLLPRSPLPSPCLRTNLQNFQRSKRSNRYHRRLLCFEQKEEGLQSTEELQPVSSSEKKGTVAGAMAFIIGTSIGSGILAIPEKASPAGFFPSSISIIICWGFLLVEALVLVEISVVLWRRKKKEKKAEEGETGMEVISVRTMAQETLGDFGGTLATVTYVFLGYTSMVAYISKSGEILLQSFNLPSPLSGFLFTLFFSLLISVGRTRAVDQVNQWLTACMIGLLLGIEVLAVQFGGWSIIDGGGDWRKVPTTIPVIIFALVYHDVIPVLCAYLEGDLPRLRVSVLLGSIIPLLALLVWDAIALGLLGQADQVIDPVELLLSVKWSGISYMVEWFSLLAVGTSMLGTLLSFSSFFKEQLSNIFSDLSTREALKEPPKFCLMKHWWEMHKLGLTALAIAVGPSLLVSTTNPDSFSAATDIAGGYCMTMLYGVLPPAMAWAMHSRESEETESKVLSRERSALLGLGLFACGIVVEQVIQDILKLQW